The following are encoded in a window of Anopheles stephensi strain Indian chromosome X, UCI_ANSTEP_V1.0, whole genome shotgun sequence genomic DNA:
- the LOC118510246 gene encoding epimerase family protein SDR39U1, which yields MSHVVIGGGTGFIGRRLVKTLLAEGYEVTTISRMPGPKHISWHELEKDGLPNGTTAVVNLAGQNVLDPTRRWTPGFKQNVWNSRINTTAACARAIERATVKPSVFVNISGVSHYAPGSQKHTELSKVSDYDFMSRLCIEWERAASLSDNSICRLVRVRSGVVLGREGGMIQSLILPFWFGLGGPVGDGRHDLPWIHVEDLCGLIRFAIERPEVNGVLNGVAPELSTNADFTKAFASALVRPAFFPMPLFALNLIFAEERAVLLTNGAKVVPQRVLEYGFQYRYPDLQSACKEVAHLF from the exons ATGTCACACGTAGTTATTG GTGGCGGAACCGGATTCATCGGTCGCCGGTTGGTAAAAACGCTGCTAGCCGAAGGTTATGAAGTGACCACAATCTCGCGCATGCCCGGTCCCAAACACATCAGCTGGCACGAGCTGGAAAAGGACGGCCTACCGAACGGGACGACGGCCGTCGTCAACCTGGCCGGCCAGAATGTGCTCGATCCGACGCGCCGCTGGACACCCGGCTTCAAGCAAAACGTGTGGAACTCGCGCATCAACACGACAGCCGCCTGCGCTCGGGCGATCGAGCGGGCCACGGTTAAGCCGAGCGTTTTTGTCAACATTAGCGGCGTAAGCCACTATGCACCGGGCAGCCAAAAGCACACGGAACTGTCGAAGGTGTCCGATTACGATTTTATGTCCCGGCTTTGCATCGAATGGGAACGGGCGGCGTCGCTTTCGGACAATTCCATCTGCCGGTTGGTGCGTGTACGGAGCGGTGTTGTGCTCGGGCGTGAAGGTGGCATGATTCAGTCACTCATACTACCGTTCTGGTTCGGACTCGGTGGTCCGGTCGGTGATGGGCGCCATGATCTGCCCTGGATACATGTGGAGGATCTGTGCGGTTTGATACGGTTCGCTATCGAACGGCCGGAAGTGAACGGTGTGCTGAACGGTGTCGCACCGGAACTGTCCACCAATGCGGACTTTACGAAAGCGTTCGCTTCCGCCCTGGTACGACCCGCCTTCTTCCCGATGCCCCTGTTCGCGCTGAATCTCATCTTCGCGGAGGAGCGTGCGGTACTGTTGACGAACGGTGCGAAGGTGGTGCCACAGCGAGTGCTCGAGTATGGGTTCCAGTACCGGTACCCGGATCTACAGTCCGCCTGCAAGGAAGTGGCTCACCTGTTCTAA
- the LOC118510233 gene encoding nudC domain-containing protein 1, protein MPHIELAPDRKLLKTNFDGYILSLEPVPVLTTDFSTTNHPHRVKPNEQQYSYYHARLFGMQNHLVRDPWATGQCYYIDATGMVQRVCYDHTLGRIRPPAPVFKLPLAPADLAPDDDATGTYRYNCSLVFPSEQLCLLSDGYGTVRVLDTGDRSTGREWKLQSAIRPVECNLAEGMLPGGSVLLDGRFLVQEGKRLLHFVLLQIEHHAMEKSKSLLHWITLEQSTPPSWTLTVSRTLHSAGYPRYCVLDYHATAVLVACDEPFRFLHDSEHPVVVPEQKPPSADTQEHPAWEQYPFRWTQTADEISVTFEKQPNVQYRVVTEPSSPGGETCLKVFANDLLVIDGTQLFAAIDHEQTVWAMDRKTLEISLQKQTAGVMWPFLLPGGPDDTAGAPADSDNLPSDLPPATNLSAPLEPCDFEGDRDTYYTLERLSCTDHTVTHTVPLGSGPPLFAVTVRAGLPATFALRHDVDACLWQLQPTPYGSEDCRFQHEGTLHAFGYVQASKQQQKYLACPPGMEYAVICESHRGIYIYKASYGAGGAGLRNRTGPQVAIGQYQFVSLKDSGEVLGISCEDEMVLLLTEKAILMLQITNG, encoded by the coding sequence ATGCCACACATTGAGCTAGCACCGGACCGGAAGCTGCTAAAAACGAACTTCGATGGGTACATACTGTCGCTCGAGCCGGTACCGGTGCTGACGACGGATTTTTCCACCACAAACCATCCGCACCGTGTGAAGCCGAACGAGCAGCAATATTCCTACTACCATGCGCGGCTCTTCGGCATGCAGAACCATCTGGTGCGGGACCCGTGGGCAACCGGGCAGTGTTACTACATCGACGCAACCGGCATGGTACAGCGCGTCTGTTACGATCACACACTCGGGCGTATCCGTCCACCGGCGCCAGTGTTTAAACTACCACTAGCACCGGCCGATCTAGCGCCGGATGATGACGCAACCGGCACCTACCGGTACAACTGTTCGCTCGTGTTTCCCTCTGAGCAGCTGTGTCTACTGTCGGATGGGTACGGTACCGTGCGGGTGCTCGATACCGGCGACAGAAGCACGGGCCGTGAATGGAAGCTACAAAGCGCGATCCGACCGGTGGAATGTAATCTCGCGGAAGGTATGCTACCCGGTGGGAGTGTGCTGCTGGATGGGCGATTTCTTGTGCAGGAAGGGAAGCGTTTGTTGCACTTTGTGCTGCTACAGATTGAACACCATGCGATGGAAAAATCGAAATCTTTGCTACACTGGATCACACTGGAACAGTCGACACCTCCGAGCTGGACGCTAACCGTGTCACGAACGCTACATAGCGCTGGCTACCCGAGGTACTGTGTGCTGGATTACCATGCGACGGCTGTGCTGGTGGCGTGTGATGAACCGTTTCGATTCCTGCACGATTCCGAGCATCCGGTCGTTGTGCCAGAACAGAAGCCGCCCAGCGCAGATACACAGGAACATCCGGCCTGGGAACAGTATCCCTTCCGGTGGACGCAAACGGCCGACGAGATAAGTGTAACGTTCGAAAAGCAGCCCAACGTACAGTACCGGGTGGTGACCGAACCATCCTCCCCGGGGGGTGAGACCTGTTTGAAGGTGTTTGCCAACGATCTGCTCGTGATCGACGGGACGCAACTGTTCGCCGCGATTGACCACGAACAGACGGTATGGGCTATGGATCGGAAAACGCTTGAAATCTCACTCCAAAAGCAGACTGCTGGTGTGATGTGGCCGTTCCTGCTGCCCGGTGGTCCGGATGATACGGCTGGTGCACCGGCGGACTCGGATAACCTACCGTCCGATTTACCGCCCGCTACGAACCTAAGCGCACCactcgaaccgtgcgactttgAAGGCGATCGGGACACGTATTACACGCTGGAACGGCTTTCCTGCACCGACCACACGGTTACGCACACAGTTCCACTTGGCAGTGGTCCACCACTGTTTGCAGTAACGGTACGTGCCGGTTTGCCAGCAACATTCGCTTTAAGGCACGATGTCGATGCGTGTCTGTGGCAACTACAGCCCACACCGTACGGGTCGGAAGACTGTCGATTTCAGCACGAAGGTACACTGCACGCGTTCGGGTACGTTCAGGCATCGAAACAACAGCAGAAATATCTTGCTTGCCCACCCGGGATGGAGTATGCAGTGATCTGCGAGTCACACCGTGGGATTTACATCTACAAAGCGAGCTATGGGGCCGGTGGGGCCGGCTTGCGCAACCGAACCGGGCCACAGGTTGCGATCGGCCAGTATCAGTTCGTGAGTTTGAAGGATTCGGGCGAGGTGCTGGGGATAAGTTGCGAGGATGAGATGGTGCTTTTGCTAACCGAGAAGGCTATTCTTATGCTACAGATTACCAACGGATAA